The Ailuropoda melanoleuca isolate Jingjing chromosome 4, ASM200744v2, whole genome shotgun sequence region GTGGGAAGGCAAGTCAGGGCGGGGTGAACTGTTGTTCGCTGGGGTTTGGGGAGCTCGAAGACTTCTGGCCGCCTCTGGGCTGCACTGGGAGGCTTTAGGGCAGGGGGACTGCTGGCCTGTGTGGGAACCAGAGGAAGTGGGCTGTGAGTCCGAGGGCTGGCGTGTCCCTGGTCCGCAAGATGTGGCAGGTAGCGGAACAGAGGCTGCCGAAAACTTAAAAACCAGGTTAATACAGCAGGGCCCGGAGGGAGGCCGATCCCAGAGActctggctggggcagggggggaggagtggggtgttgggggtggggggtctgtGTGCTCCACAAAGGTGTCCTGAAATGGGTGGCTTGGGGGACCAAGGATCGGGAAGGACCAACGACGCGGAGGGGGCCGCAGAGGCACGCGTGTTAGGGTGGAGCCGGGGAGCCGAAGCTCCATCATACGGTTCTGTGCCCCACggcccctccagcctcctcaTTCCCACTGACCTGGCCCCTCTTTTCTGCTCTCAGGTGGGGCCTATTGAAGCCACATCCTTCAGCCTCAGGGCTGTGAAGCCCCAAACCAGGTACTGCGTCCAGGTGGCTGCTCAGGACCTCACTGACTACGGGGAAAGGAGTGACTGGAGTCTCCCTGCTGCTGCCTGCAAGCCCATGGGCAAATAGTGGGGCTTCCCAGGCCCCCCCCCAGAAGAGGGGCTGGGTCCTCGACGTCcgctccccactgcccccactcAAGGACGGATCGGACCCAACTGGCCTGGGTTCGCTGCTGCCGAGGTGCTGGGCAACTTTGTACAAGTGACtttgcctttctgagcctcagtttgtcaatctgtgaaatggggatgtcCTTCTTCCTTAGGCCGCAGTACAGGGCTCTGTGAACTGCGAACCTGTgatgttttttattgttgaactaaaaaaaaaaaaagattgttgcTGGGATCAGGacttctcctttcattttttaaaaagattttatttatttacttgggagagtgagcacaagcggggtggagggggtgggcagagggagaagcaggctccccactgaacagagagcacgacgtggggctccatcccaggaccctgggatcatgacctgagctaaaggcagacatccaactgactgagccacacaggcgcccctcctcctcctttcaatAGACCCAGATGAGACCCAGAGGGGAGAGGATGAAGCAAGACACATACAGCGAATCCCCACTCCCACAGGTGGGGTCAGGGCTGGACCAGAGGAGGAgactggggctggaggcagggctctgcctgggacggggtgggggtgaaATCCATCCTGTTCAGCAGGTCAGCTCACCTACCTTTTGAAAAGCTGTCAGGGGGGCGAGCCCCACTATGGGGCATGAGTTTGGGAAGAtttctcttggggggggggcagagccaCCAGAACTGAAGGGAGGAGAAAATCCATGGGCTGCTCTGTGGACTTCACTCGGGTCTAAACTCAAAGTTCACCTTCTccaagaagcctttcctgactaCCTCATGTATGGCCCCCAAAAGATAGCTGCCTCCTAATCCCCAGAATGTGGGAATTCGGTCCCTTACGTGGCAAAAGGGACTTCACTGGGTGATTAAGAATCATGAGGATCCTTAATGTAAGGATTAAGGATCCTGTATTAAGTTAACGGACGTCAAGGCGGGTTATCCTGCCTGGTCCGGTTGgcaagggtcagagggagggagaaggtgatACGGCAACAGAAGCAGAGGCCAGGCTGATACCAGCCATGCGGTGCGGCGTGCGGGCGGACTCTGGAAGCTGGACAAGTGGAGGAAGCCGATTCTGCCCTGGAGCCCCCTCCCAGCCACTTTATACTTCTCACCCCTCCACCcgaggaaagagaatgagagagagagagggagagaacacacaagcggaaggacagagggagatggaaaattCCAAGCAGGATCCACGctgcctgacgcagggcttgatctcatgaccctgagatcacgatctgagctgagatcaagagtctgacatctacccaactgagacacccaggtgcccccactttaGACTCCTGACCTCCCCCACACCATAGGATAATAAACGTGTGTGGTTTTAGGACAGCGAGCTTGCCATAACCTTGCAGCAGCCACACGAAACTCACACACCAtctcaggtgccccttctctcccctgtcCCGACACTGCCCTGCTGCGCCACGTGTGTGCGGGAGCTGGTGCACGCACGTGTGCAGGGCAGGTGTGTGCGGGAGCTGgtgcacgcatgtgtgcaggGCAGGTGTGTGCGGGAGCTGGTGTGCGTGTGCTGGGCAGGTGGCTGCGGGAGGGGATGCGTGCNACATCTacccaactgagacacccaggtgcccccactttaGACTCCTGACCTCCCCCACACCATAGGATAATAAACGTGTGTGGTTTTAGGACAGCGAGCTTGCCATAACCTTGCAGCAGCCACACGAAACTCACACACCAtctcaggtgccccttctctcccctgtcCCGACACTGCCCTGCTGCGCCACGTGTGTGCGGGAGCTGGTGCACGCACGTGTGCAGGGCAGGTGTGTGCGGGAGCTGGTGTGCGTGTGCTGGGCAGGTGGCTGCGGGAGGggatgcgtgcatgtgtgcagggCAGGTGGGTCTGAGCGGGAGCTGGTCTTTGAGTCTCTGGGACTCCAGGTAAACGTGGAGGAGGGCGTCGGGGCTGCTCCTCTGTAGACATGCGTAGCCCGTGGGAGCTGTCTCCAGTCCCCAGGTGCGCGCTAGGGACACAGGAACACCGGTAGCTTTCCGCAGCGCAGCACACAGCATAAGCGCTCACCGCCGACCTCTGTGTACGCTGCTCCATAAAGCAGTAAACTGCAGGGAATGTCGTGAGCAGCGGTCACGGCGCGTCACGATGGAATTTCTGTGAGCCGCCGCTCGCCTCTAGGGGGCGCAGGACCTCCCCCGAACTCCAAGTCAGCCGATCCCCAGAACCTTTGTCGCCAACTAGCGAGGGTGCAACTCGGAAGGGAAGGTAGCCGGATTCAGCTCTTGACAGGCGGGGACTAGGGCCAATGAGAAGGGGAACCTGAGTGTGCTCCAACCAATAATAGAGTGGAGGAAGTGACGCTGGCGGAAATACAAGGGACGGTCAGGGAAGTTCGGCAAACACCGAACCTAAGCGTCCTTCTCGAGGTTGTGAGAGCAGGAGGAGGCAAAGATGTCGGAGAGAAAAGTTTTAAACGTAAGTATTTGGTGACTAGCGCTTTCTACCCGGAGCGGGCCCCCTCGGAGCTCCGGCCTCGGTGGATTTCCTGTGCTTTCCTATTGGTACCTTTATCTCTTCTCCAACGGTCTTCCGCGGGGCGGGGCTTTCAGACACCTCCCAATCACCTTCCGTGAGGGGTGGGCCTTCGCGGCGTTTGGGGGCGGAGCTTAGGGTGTTTTGTCCATCCCTTCGCCTGATTGGATGTGCCGAAGGGAGTTAGCCAGTCACGTCCCTTGTGGGCGGGTCCGTCTTGGTCGTATTGCCGTtcgcccctcctcctccaggcgcGTGGCTCCTTGAGGCCCCGCCCCCCGGGGGTCCCGGGGTCGCGCTCCTGCGAGCGCTTCGCCTTTGCTCAGTGCTTCCGTTCCGTTGGCAGGGGGACCCTCCCTGCCGCCTCGGCTTCTCCCGACTCTATTGGAAAACCGGGACTTTGCGGGGGGGGCTCTCGAAAAGCTTGAAGCGGCCCCTGAGTTCCGAATCCTTGTCCGCACTGCCCGGGAGGGGTGTGTGCTCTGTGTCGGGGAGTGAGCTCCCCGGCCTGGCAGTGTGTAAGCCCAGGATGTCAGGCCTAGAGCCCAGGTTTCCACGCGCGGGCCGATGCCGCTCCCTGCGGCTCCGCGCTCCGATCTTTCCAACACTTGGGTTAGGGATCCATCCCCAGCGTCTTCACGGTCCAGGGCAGGTGCTGGACCCCGTGTCCACGAAAGTCCTAACGTCCTGACGATCCAGCTGGGAGCCAGCTGTCCCCATCAGTCCCTGGTGTATCCTGCGCCAGCGCCCGCTGATCAGACTGTAGAGGCGAGCGGGTTCTCTCCGTTCAGATGAGGACAGCGAGGCCCGGGGAGATGGGGGATAGCGGGGAGTGGAGGACTCGAACCCAGGCCTCTGGCTCTGTAACCCGTGCCCCTGATCACTGGACCACGCTGCTGCCCCCAGAGCCGGGTCCcgctgggactcagtttcctcatctgtgacatGGGCACATCACACTCTGCCTTGAAGAGGCTCTGCAAGGATTCTGTGAGGCAAGAGCTATAAAATGCTCCGTGTAGCAGCACCcggcacctagtaggtgctcagaacccaagctgctttattttctgattatccAGTGAAGCTGTTTTCCATGATCCAAACCGGCCTTCCACATAGCTCTCAGCTCAGGCCCCCTTGCGGGGGTAGCTGATACAGCAGGCTCGAGGCTGCCGCCCTTGGAAAGGCTGGTTTGCCGGGTTGGACCTTGGCTGGCCCGGGAACTGCAATCTCAGGATGGTTCCCGTGCTTACGTTCTTTGTACGAATAGCGTGGGTTATGCTGAGCACCGGCCCTCCTCTAGGGGTCTAGAATATTGGAAGCTGCGAGGCAGAGGGGCTGGTGTGACCATCCCTCAGTGAAAGCCCTGGGCTCCCTGTGCACTTCTCTGGGAGACACCATCTCACGTGTGTGATCGTATCTCCTCACTGGGGTAATGAGCACGTCCTGTGTGATTCCATGGGATGAAGACTCTGGAAGTGTGCCTGGTCTCCCCAGACCCCTTCCCGCacactttttccctttgctgatgtGTCCCTGTGTCCTTTTGCCGTAGTAAGTGGTGGCCATGAGTACGAGTGTATGCTAAGTCCTCGGAGCCCCCCCACCAAGTCATCAGACCCCAGGGTGGTCCTGGGGACCTGGGTACAGCTCCCCAGAgctcctcctgctgcccctggcCGGCTCCCCTGACACTTTCCCTTCCCACAGAAATACTACCCGCCGGACTTTGACCCGTCAAAGATCCCCAAGCTCAAGCTGCCCAAAGACCGGCAGTATGTGGTGCGGTTGATGGCTCCCTTCAACATGAGGTGAGTGCCCCCACCCCGTGTGACTCCCCGCGCGGCCCCTCGCACGGCACCGCACGTCAGTCGTGGCAGACGGACCTGGTGCCTGACATCCCCAGAGAGTGGCTCCTCCCTGGCACTCAGACCAGGTCACTGGTGCCGACTCAGACATCCACCCAGTGAGCGCGGGTCCATGCCAGCCCTCACTTTCCTCACACGTCAGGATTAACCCCCCTGCCTCAGAGCTCCCAGCCAGCATCTGCCCCGAGATCTTGGTCTTTGGTAATAACTGTGAGTGCAGAGATGGGACCCTGTCTACTGATTCACGGCCTCCAGCAGCCACACTGCTTCataccccaggacctttgcacaggctgttccttgtgcctggaacattcttccttcTGCTCTCGCCTGGCCAGCTCTTCTTCACCCCTCAGGTCTTGGCTTAAATCTCACCCtctcagggacacctggctggctcttggTAGCCAGTCGTTGGTAGaccctcttgatctcagggtcatgagttcaagtcccacttcAGGTGTAGggattactgttttaaaaaattagctttaaaaatataaatttcaaaagacttttttcaataaaatctttaaaaaagcccTCACCGCCTCAGAGAGGCCCTCGTGACCCCCTGACCCCTTCCAtgattccctctccctcaccatcCCGAGCTTGCCCCTCACACTGCTTGCCAATTACCATGTCTTGCTGGTTCTGAGCCTCACGCTTTTTCATGCTTTAGCTCATTGAAGCCAGATACGCCCAGTCATCAGACACCTTGTTCTTTGAAACTCGGCATGTGTTTGCATGTGGTTgacccatttctctctccttcattcactcattttttaaattcagcaagCCTTTTGGGCACCTGCGGTGTGCCAGGGCCTAGGCGAGGCAGGGGGGATGCTGTGGGAACGAGACCGGCAGAGCCGCGGTCCAGCAGAGCCCACGGTCTCACGGGGGGTAGCGATACAACCACGTGCTCAGGCGTGCGCTCGCCAGGTGTATGTGGGACGTGTGAATCGGGCACGAGGGAGAGCGGGCAGGTGGCGGGAAGGGAGGCTGCCCGGCCGGGGTGGTCAGGGACGTGACAGAAGACATGTCAACAGAGCTGGGGACTGAGAGGTGAAGGGTGCCATGGGCTTTGTGAACTGCAaggggagagaggcctgggggtgggactGGGCTTGGGGGGATTTGCAGGAACAGTCAGAAGGCGggcaggccaggcctggggagcaCAGGATGTGAGGGAGGCCAGGGTGGTGggagctctgctctgctctgtgtgtCTTCCATCCTGCTGGAACCTTCCCTTGTGGAAGCCAGGATGCCCCACGAGCACCAGCCAGGCGGCTGGAAGTGTGTGACAGGTGAGTGTCCGCAGGCCCGGGTCGTCTGCATGCTTCCCCAGAAGGGGACCCCGGGGCCAAGGCCCAGGCAGGTAGTAAGAAGAGCGCACCGGATGGGCATCTGAGGCAGGCTGCCTCCGGAGGGAGGGAGCTCCCCGCCCCAGGAGGTGTGCCCGCAGCAGATGCCGAAGCATCCCACCGGTAGGCACCAGGGTGCCGGGGTGGCCTGAGTCCCCCTGTCGTGCCCCACAGGTGTAAGACGTGCGGAGAGTACATCTACAAGGGCAAGAAGTTCAACGCGCGCAAGGAGACGGTGCAGAACGAGGCCTACCTGGGCCTGCCCATCTTCCGTTTCTACATCAAGTGCACGCGGTGCCTAGCAGAGATCACCTTCAAGGTAGACGCCCGCCCGGCCGGGCTCCCGTCCTCTCCCTCCACGGGGCTCCCGTTCCACTCTGTCCCGGGAGACACACTCGTTCCCGGGAGCATTATGTACAGAGGCCCGGATGTACAATGTCACGGGATTCGGGGAACAGACCGCACGGTGACGTGGCGCATAGCCGGTCGCGATCACAACTGTGTAAAGAATTTGGGGAACAGTCGAGGACCTTACGGTCTGTCGGAGTTTCTTTTTACCAAATGTTTTTCCCTTAGGGTATAAAAAAAGTACGCTGGAAGAATTACGTATTttggttacttttattttaagatgtatttatttgtttgagagagagcgagtgcgtGCACGCACAAGcctggtggggggcagagggaaagagaNTTAAGTAGCTAGGGTCATGCACACAGTTCACGGGTCCCCCTGTGCGTGCGTGGTGGAAACAGAGCTCAGACAGAACTGCGGGGCTGGCGCTGGAAATCGGTCTGCTGCTCTCGCTGCCCAGACAGCCCCGTGCCTGGAAACACACTCAGAAGGCTCTGGCGCCGTTTCCAGGAGATGGGCTCCGCACGCTCGCACGTAGGGATCCCCGTCTTCCTCGCGCTTTCCCTTTTAGCGATGCGCTCCGTACTGGGGAGTACTTGCAGACACGCGAGAAGCTGCAGGCCCACCTGCCCCTTGCCCGCTTCCCCTCCTGTCCGCAGAGACGCCCGCagtgcctctgtctctgtcccacTGAGAAACTGACACTGAACGTGACCGTTAACCACGTTCCACACACGGTGTGGGTTTCCGTGTTTTTCCTGACGCCGTCTTTCTGCTCCAGGGTCTCAGCCAGGATGCCAGCTTACGTTTCCCCTCTCCATTCTAGAAATACGTGTAGGAGCGTGCTGTGTACGTGCTTAATATGTGATTTATACGTATGAGAAATTGCGAACAGgtgcgcacacgcacgcacacacagggcAGACAGCAGACAGGAAGACAGGAcacatgcaaaggcccagagacTTGTATTTGCAGTTGTGCggaaggcagggggcagagggaggcagcgGGCAGGTGCAGAGGGGTCTGAAATTCCATGCTGTGGAGTTCGGCGTTTTGGGAAAGGGGGCAGGAGCACTAGAAAGTAGTGTACCAACCAGgcattaaaacaagaaaaggggggtgtctggggggcgcagtcggttgagtgtctgactcttggtttcagctcaggtcctgatctcggggccgtgaggtcgagccccagtcgggctccatgtcgggctccgcgctcagtggggaatctgcttgagattctctctctcctcctctcctccagctcgtgctcgctctcgctctctcaaaaaaatacatgaatctttaaaaaaggaaaaaaaaaaaaaaagacaaggacagGCACGAGCAGGAGCGAGGCCCGAGAGCAGGTGGCCCAGGCTGCGGGCTAGCAGAAGCTCTTGATGCCCGGGGACATGGGACTGACGTCTGCCCATTCTCCCTTCCAGACAGACCCCGAAAACACAGACTACACCATGGAGCATGGAGCCACACGGAACTTCCAGGCGGAGAagctcctggaggaggaggagaagagggtgcAGAAGGAACGGGAAGATGAGGAGCTGAACAACCCCATGAAGGTGAGCCGGGCACCCGCGAGCGCCTTTTCCTGCCTCGGGCCCCTGGGCAGGGTGATGGCGTGGGCGGCAGAGCATCAAGGTGGCCCAGGAGCCCTGCCTCCCGGTCACACACCCCGCGTAGCCCTGGGAGCGCGCATGCAGGCATCTCACTCCTGCGGTCAGGTCGTTCGTTGGGTCATGGTTGACCTCAGGAAACGGAGGCTATCCAACGGGCCAGACCGCTCACCCGAGCCCTGCGTCTGGGTCTAGAGGACATTCGCCATGTGAAGGAACAGGCCTGGAGTGGGGACCCATGTGGCAGGGAGCAGTGGGGGCCCCCCATCAACAGCCAGCTAGAAAGTGGGACCTCAGTCCCACAGCCACAAGGAACAGAATTCTGCCAGCCGTCCGAGTGAGGCTGGGCCTCGGATGAGACCACTGGTCCCTGATGTGAGCCTGTGGAAACCCTGTCAGAGAACCCGGCCTCACCGCACGCAGCTCCTGACCCATACCAGCCAGGGGACAGGGAGATCCCTGTGGTTTTAAGCCATTGAGCTGGTGGCAGAGTGTCATGAAGCCAGAGGAAACAAATGCGAGGCAGGAAGTTGGACTTGAGAATGCAGGGTGCTTCCTGGCTTCCTGGCTACCCCCCAGTTTGCAAAGACGCCCGCGACCATGGCTGTGAAGACTAGAAGTATGGAAGGAAACGTTCTCTTGAAtgtttcctggctgtgtgaccttgggcaaggcacttggcctctctgtgcctctgcatCCTGGTGTGTCAGATGGGATTGATGACCTGCCCCAGAGGTTGTGGTGGGAATTCAGTGAGTTCGTACATGTGAAACTCTTGGGACGGGCCCGGCATGTAGTTATGCGGCAACGCCGGAGTCCTGATGCTCTGATTGGCCCTCTTCGAACAAATCGTCATCTTCCGCTAGCCAGTTTTGTTGTCTTTCTCGGAAATGTGATGACGTCTGTATTCTTTCCGGTCTCCCCCACCGCACGAAGCCCATCCATCGCTGGGCCCTCCACAcctctgcctgctgttttctGAGCCAGCACGTCGGACCTGACTCGGGGTTCTCTGTGGcgtggggagcagcagggagggacgCAGGCTCTGCGGAGGCAGCCGTGTCCCCGGAGCTGCCTGCACGGTCGTGTCCGTTGTGGTCCTCCCATGTGGCCACGGGCTTACGGCCTAATGAGTTACCCCAGAACTGTACCTTACCAAACATCCATGTGACCCTCCGGTTTCTGGGGGTCAGGAGCCCCAGGCAGCTGAGCTGGGTGGTTCGGGCCCAGGGGCTCTCAGGAGGCCGCAGTCAAGCTGCAGGCTCAGCTGGCCATGTCCCTGCCCCGGGGGCCCCTGCACCCCACATGACATGGTGCCGGCCTCCCCAGGGCCAGCAGTTCAGAGGAGCGGGAAGGAAGCCTTTTAGGACCCACTCTCCGAGTGACACTGTTGTCCCATCACACTCCGCTCGCTCGGAGTGGGTCATAGTCCAGCCCGCGCTCACAGGAAGGGGAATGAGGCTCTGCTTTTTCAGGGAGGAGCATCGAAGAATTGGGGGACGTGTATTCAAACCCTTGGGACTGCCACTTTCCTCTGTACGCAGTCTCACGGCCCCCNNNNNNNNNNNNNNNNNNNNNNNNNNNNNNNNNNNNNNNNNNNNNNNNNNNNNNNNNNNNNNNNNNNNNNNNNNNNNNNNNNNNNNNNNNNNNNNNNNNNTCTGTTTCATGACGGAGTTGGGCCGGACGTCCAGCTGCAGGGCCTCAGGAGACCACTCCCCGTCCCCAAGCCTTAGTGCTCTGAGCTGGGAAATGGGCACAACAGGGGGACTGGGCAGGAGGCCCCTGAGCAGGCGCGTGGGTGCTCCTCCCCGTGTGGGGGCTGcgcgcccccccccagccccggccccagcAGCTGCATGGAGGGGCCGCGTCCCTGCACACTCAGCCTGGGTCCTGCCCGCCAGGTGCTGGAGAACCGGACCAAGGACTCAAAGCTGGAGATGGAGGTTCTGGAGAACTTGCAGGAGCTCAAGGACCTGAACCAGCGGCAGGCCCATGTGGACTTCGAGGCCATGCTGCGGCAGCACCGGCTGTCGGAGGAGGAGCGCcagaagcaggagcaggaggaagacgAGCGGGAGACGGCGTGAGTCAGCCGGGTGGGGCCGGGCGGGAGTCCCAGGCGCTCGGCCCACCTCACAGCCTTTTCTCAGGCCTCCGCCTGGAACACCCCCCTTCCAGATCTTCCGTGGCTCCCTCAAGTGTCCCTTTCTGCGGGAGGCTTCCCCCCGCCCacatctccctttctctcccatgGCGTCTGTGCCGGGGTCACCGGCATCACCCCAGGTTTGATGATTTGCCCAGGCCTGCTGTGTTCACACTCTCTCCCCGGCACTGACACCCTGGAACCTTCCCTCTGCTTCACCCATCTCTCCTGGTTCatcgcctccctccctcctccagaatCTGAGTGCAGGCTTGGTTTGGCTTCTGCGTTCCCAGGGCCTGGAACGGGGTCAGGCGCTAGTAGGTGCCCAGGCGGCACAGCGGTGAGACGACTCtgcgtttattgagcaccttctgaGCGCCAGGCGCTGGTTGGCGGTGGTCCTCATCGTTATGGCCATCAAGGGGACTGTGGGGCGGGGAGCTCCGGGCTCCAGGTACCCGGCTGGGGTTCCAGCTGAGGGGACCGGTGCCATTGGCCAGCACTTAACCACACTGCATCTGTGCACAGGGAGGATTGAAAGGAGTTTgggtgcccctccctgccccgctcACTGCTGTCAGGAGGGGCGGCGAGCGGGGCAGGGGATCGCAG contains the following coding sequences:
- the YJU2 gene encoding splicing factor YJU2, yielding MSERKVLNKYYPPDFDPSKIPKLKLPKDRQYVVRLMAPFNMRCKTCGEYIYKGKKFNARKETVQNEAYLGLPIFRFYIKCTRCLAEITFKTDPENTDYTMEHGATRNFQAEKLLEEEEKRVQKEREDEELNNPMKVLENRTKDSKLEMEVLENLQELKDLNQRQAHVDFEAMLRQHRLSEEERQKQEQEEDERETAALVEEARKRRLLEDSDSEEDTPAPAPPRLALRPKPTAILDEAPKAKRKAESWERSVGTLGSRPQLSGLVVVKKTDLGGSTRQGLASPTTQGPVQSRNEADPAPWTPGTSSLSQLGAYSDSEDSSGSN